A part of Primulina eburnea isolate SZY01 chromosome 10, ASM2296580v1, whole genome shotgun sequence genomic DNA contains:
- the LOC140803400 gene encoding nudix hydrolase 17, mitochondrial-like, with the protein MTMQIKKLVDMPSRTGRHLQRYSQGFRLVVGCIPYRIRETNESAQIHDISVDDLEILLISSQKSPRMMFPKGGWELDEDIRMAASRETIEEAGVLGLLEDKLGEWVFKSRSQDKYHEGSMFPLLVTEELDVWPEKDVRRRVWMSVNEAREACSHSWMKDALETFVCQFSARKRMAEEPLMSSRLGSCRVDELRFSRRAQNGDDDVDRCLIS; encoded by the exons ATGACCATGCAAATCAAGAAATTGGTGGATATGCCCTCCCGCACTGGGAGACATTTGCAGCGTTACAGCCAGGGTTTTCGTCTGGTTGTCGG ATGTATTCCTTATAGAATCAGGGAAACCAACGAATCAGCCCAAATCCATGATATTTCAGTTGATGATTTGGAGATTCTTTTGATTAGCTCTCAAAAGAGTCCAAGAATGATGTTCCCTAAG GGTGGTTGGGAACTTGATGAAGATATCAGAATGGCTGCTTCAAGAGAAACCATCGAAGAAGCCGGTGTGCTCGGCTTGCTCGAG GATAAATTAGGCGAATGGGTTTTCAAGAGCAGAAGCCAAGATAAATACCACGAGGGATCGATGTTCCCCCTCCTTGTAACCGAGGAACTCGATGTATGGCCGGAGAAAGACGTCCGCCGACGAGTTTGG ATGTCTGTGAATGAAGCTAGAGAAGCATGTTCACATTCTTGGATGAAGGACGCTTTAGAGACCTTTGTCTGCCAATTTTCGGCCCGAAAGAGGATGGCGGAAGAGCCTCTGATGTCGAGTAGACTAGGATCTTGCAGAGTTGACGAATTGAGATTCAGCAGGCGAGCTCAAAACGGAGATGATGATGTCGATCGTTGTTTGATTAGTTAG
- the LOC140802896 gene encoding secreted RxLR effector protein 161-like translates to MCPNSEAEMMEMSRVLYASAVGSSMFAMICTRSDIAQAVEAVSRYMANREHWSTVKSILRYIKDYAGDPDKRKYTTGYMFTLVRGGVSWVSKQQTVVVLSTTEAEYMAATQVCNEAI, encoded by the exons atgtgtcctaaCAGTGAAGCAGAGatgatggagatgtctcgagtactaTATGCATCGGCAGTGGGAAGTTCGATGTTCGCTATGATCTGTACAAGATCAGACATTGCTCAAGCGGTGGAAGCAGTTAGTCGATATATGGCGAATAGAGAGCATTGGAGTACAGTTAAGAGtatccttagatacattaagg attatgcaggtgatcctgataagaggaaatATACTACTGGTTATATGTTTACACTTGTGAGGGGTGgagtaagctgggtttcaaaacaGCAAACTGTTGTGGTATTATCTACAACggaggcagaatacatggcagctactcaagtTTGCAATGAGGCAATATGa
- the LOC140803401 gene encoding glutamine synthetase cytosolic isozyme-like, translating into MSLLNDLINLDLSGVTKKSIYEYIWIDGFGRLRSKARTLPGPVTDVSEIPKWNFDGSSTGQAPGADSEVLVYPQAIFPDPFRRGTHKLVMCDTYTPAGEPIPTNKRHRAAQIFSDPKVAAEVPWYGIEQEYTLLQKDVVWPLGWPLGGFPGPQGPYYCGIGAEKAFGRDVVDAHYKACLYAGINISGINGEVMPGQWEFQVGPSVGISAADQIWIARYILERITEIAGVVLSLDPKPIQGDWNGAGAHTNYSTKTMREDGGYEVIKEAIRKLGLRHKEHIAAYGEGNERRLTGKHETASIDTFSWGVANRGASIRVGRETERDGKGYFEDRRPASNMDPYVVTSMVAETTILWQP; encoded by the exons ATGTCCCTTCTGAATGATCTCATCAATTTGGACCTCTCCGGAGTCACTAAAAAATCCATCTACGAGTATATATG GATTGATGGATTTGGGAGGCTCAGAAGCAAGGCTAGG ACTCTACCTGGTCCTGTTACTGATGTTTCAGAGATTCCGAAATGGAACTTTGACGGTTCAAGTACCGGTCAAGCCCCTGGCGCCGATAGTGAAGTTCTTGTTTA CCCTCAGGCGATTTTTCCGGATCCGTTCAGGAGAGGAACCCACAAGCTT GTCATGTGTGATACTTATACTCCAGCTGGAGAACCTATTCCCACAAACAAGAGGCATCGAGCTGCTCAAATATTTAGTGATCCCAAGGTTGCTGCTGAGGTACCCTG GTATGGTATCGAGCAAGAATACACTTTGCTGCAGAAAGACGTGGTCTGGCCTTTGGGATGGCCCCTTGGAGGGTTCCCAGGACCACAG GGACCATACTATTGTGGGATTGGTGCTGAAAAAGCATTTGGCCGCGATGTTGTTGACGCTCATTACAAAGCATGTCTCTATGCTGGCATAAACATTAGTGGAATTAATGGAGAAGTGATGCCCGGGCAG TGGGAATTTCAAGTTGGGCCGTCTGTTGGTATCTCGGCAGCTGACCAAATATGGATTGCTCGTTACATTCTCGAG CGGATTACTGAGATAGCTGGAGTCGTCCTCTCCCTGGATCCCAAGCCTATTCAG GGTGACTGGAATGGTGCCGGGGCTCATACAAATTACAG TACAAAGACCATGAGAGAGGATGGAGGCTATGAAGTCATTAAGGAGGCGATCCGTAAGCTTGGTTTAAGGCACAAGGAACACATTGCTGCCTATGGAGAAGGCAACGAACGTCGTCTTACAGGAAAACACGAGACAGCCAGCATAGACACATTCTCATGG GGTGTGGCGAACCGCGGAGCATCCATCAGGGTCGGAAGGGAGACCGAAAGGGATGGAAAAGGTTACTTCGAGGATCGCAGGCCTGCTTCGAACATGGATCCATACGTTGTCACGTCTATGGTCGCGGAAACCACCATCCTCTGGCAACCATAA